The Sulfurimonas hydrogeniphila genome includes a window with the following:
- the hepT gene encoding type VII toxin-antitoxin system HepT family RNase toxin: MQHKIDAKIAKLKYYIGLLQSYKTDCKERFLKDAMFEGAVLHYLYLVSDGSISLAEMVIKSKSLPNPQSYYQAIDILGEHGIIPREFAYNFAKIASFRNFLAHDYEKIDYAFICDEILNKLDDIEQYISYIENI; encoded by the coding sequence ATGCAGCATAAAATTGATGCAAAGATTGCAAAGCTTAAGTACTATATAGGACTTTTACAAAGTTATAAAACAGATTGCAAAGAGAGATTTTTAAAAGATGCTATGTTTGAGGGTGCTGTTTTGCATTATTTGTATTTAGTGAGTGACGGTTCTATCTCACTTGCAGAAATGGTTATAAAAAGTAAATCTTTACCTAATCCTCAAAGCTATTACCAAGCTATAGATATACTTGGAGAACATGGAATTATCCCGAGAGAATTTGCATACAATTTTGCAAAAATCGCTTCTTTTAGAAATTTTTTAGCACATGATTATGAAAAGATAGACTATGCTTTTATATGCGATGAAATATTAAATAAATTAGATGATATTGAACAATATATTTCTTATATTGAAAATATTTGA
- a CDS encoding HD domain-containing phosphohydrolase, which yields MQGIKFLGAGGSVSNDSYTTCIQLGNHTLIDAGNIMHSLNEKAKEIHTVFLSHSHLDHIVDIAFLLDSFFETRKETLTLYGHPTSLQIVHKNIFNNDIWPDFTKINIPGTNKPSLAFVAIEENKKYTIENNISLTPFASVHSIPCYGYIIEQGEDALFYSADTFKNEKLWKYINKHPNIHALIIDVSFPNALSKVAQESKHLTSQFLHDDMQYLQRKDIKIYINHIKPMYKDLIEKELHAIGIGKKDIIHDGDIITYKKGIKRRSLDSAEHKIEKLNKIGIALSYEQNINKLLENIVKYTREITEADGGTLYLLKNDKLHFTVAQTDSLGIKMGGESAAITWPPLPMHLEDGSPNKKMVAVMCALEGKVINIQDVYEAEGFSFEGTKAFDKSTGYRSKSMLVIPLRDHENKIIGVLQLINKLDLFNDTVVSFNKHDEQITLSLASQAAVAITKVKLIAGLENLLEAFLKSIIYAVGKKSPYTAGHIKRMVQLSLMLANAVNKENQIFQNKTYTKEQLQEINFAALMHDIGKLATPEQIVDKATKLETIYDRVYMIEARIALIKKEYEIACLKKEIDKKTFEDTVKELENYFDKIQESNKAAGFTSDEDVALFTMLADKVYQINNKAYKVLTKDEAYNLSIRKGTLTKEERQIINDHAKISLEILKKLPFPQKYKNIPEIAGSHHEKLNGKGYPRGLKGDEISFEARILAIADIFEALTASDRPYKKANPLSLAMKILYFMAKENELDKNLVKYFYTSGLYKEYAKKFLPKSSIDEVELDFSDL from the coding sequence ATGCAAGGCATAAAATTTTTAGGTGCTGGCGGCAGTGTCAGTAATGATTCTTATACTACTTGTATACAGTTGGGCAATCACACACTCATAGATGCCGGAAATATCATGCACTCTTTAAATGAAAAAGCCAAAGAGATTCATACTGTATTTCTTTCACATTCCCATTTGGATCATATAGTGGACATTGCCTTTTTACTTGACAGTTTTTTTGAAACCCGCAAAGAGACATTAACACTCTACGGACATCCGACAAGCCTGCAGATAGTGCATAAAAATATTTTCAACAATGACATCTGGCCTGATTTTACAAAAATCAATATCCCCGGGACAAACAAACCTTCCCTTGCCTTTGTAGCCATCGAAGAAAATAAAAAATATACAATTGAGAACAATATCAGCCTCACTCCTTTTGCTTCTGTACACTCGATTCCCTGTTATGGTTATATCATCGAACAGGGAGAAGATGCACTTTTTTACTCTGCAGATACATTTAAAAATGAAAAACTTTGGAAATACATTAATAAGCATCCCAACATACACGCGCTTATCATTGATGTCTCTTTTCCAAATGCACTTTCAAAGGTTGCACAGGAGAGTAAACATCTTACAAGTCAGTTTTTGCATGATGATATGCAGTATTTGCAGCGCAAGGACATCAAAATATATATTAACCACATAAAACCGATGTATAAAGATCTCATAGAAAAAGAACTCCATGCTATAGGCATAGGGAAAAAAGATATCATTCATGACGGAGATATCATTACTTACAAAAAAGGCATAAAACGAAGATCTCTTGATTCTGCGGAACATAAAATAGAAAAACTGAATAAAATAGGCATAGCACTCTCTTATGAACAAAACATTAACAAACTTTTAGAGAATATTGTCAAATATACCAGAGAGATAACAGAGGCCGACGGAGGAACGCTTTATCTGCTAAAAAATGACAAACTCCATTTTACTGTAGCACAGACAGACTCTCTCGGCATAAAAATGGGAGGGGAGAGTGCTGCCATCACATGGCCCCCTCTGCCTATGCATCTTGAAGACGGCAGTCCAAACAAAAAAATGGTTGCGGTTATGTGTGCACTTGAGGGCAAAGTCATCAACATCCAAGATGTCTACGAAGCGGAAGGTTTTTCTTTTGAGGGGACAAAAGCCTTTGACAAATCAACCGGTTACCGTTCCAAATCTATGCTTGTTATTCCTTTGCGTGACCATGAAAACAAAATAATCGGAGTCTTACAGCTTATCAACAAACTCGATTTGTTCAATGACACAGTTGTTTCTTTTAACAAACATGATGAACAGATTACACTCTCACTCGCATCACAGGCTGCCGTTGCCATCACAAAAGTAAAACTCATAGCAGGGCTTGAAAATCTGCTTGAAGCTTTTTTAAAGAGCATTATTTATGCTGTAGGAAAAAAATCCCCCTACACTGCCGGACATATAAAACGGATGGTACAGCTTTCCTTAATGCTTGCAAATGCCGTAAACAAAGAGAATCAAATCTTTCAAAACAAAACCTACACAAAAGAACAGCTACAAGAGATAAATTTTGCAGCGCTGATGCATGACATAGGCAAACTTGCCACACCTGAACAGATTGTGGACAAAGCCACAAAACTTGAAACAATTTATGACAGAGTTTATATGATAGAAGCACGTATAGCCTTGATAAAAAAAGAGTATGAAATTGCCTGTCTTAAAAAAGAAATAGATAAAAAAACCTTTGAAGACACTGTAAAAGAGCTAGAAAACTATTTTGATAAAATACAAGAAAGTAACAAGGCTGCCGGATTTACCTCAGATGAGGATGTGGCACTTTTCACAATGTTGGCGGACAAAGTGTATCAGATTAACAATAAAGCATACAAGGTGCTGACAAAAGATGAAGCCTATAACCTGAGTATACGCAAAGGAACATTGACAAAAGAAGAAAGACAGATTATAAATGACCATGCAAAAATCAGCCTTGAAATCTTAAAAAAACTGCCTTTTCCTCAAAAATATAAAAACATACCCGAAATTGCCGGCAGTCATCATGAAAAACTTAATGGTAAAGGCTACCCCAGAGGGCTCAAAGGAGATGAAATATCTTTTGAAGCCCGCATCCTTGCCATTGCCGATATTTTTGAAGCACTTACAGCAAGTGACCGGCCATACAAAAAAGCCAATCCTCTCTCCCTTGCAATGAAAATTTTATACTTTATGGCAAAAGAGAATGAACTCGACAAAAATCTTGTCAAATACTTTTACACCTCGGGACTTTACAAAGAATATGCCAAAAAATTTTTACCAAAAAGCAGTATAGATGAAGTAGAACTGGATTTTAGTGATTTATAA
- a CDS encoding type II toxin-antitoxin system Phd/YefM family antitoxin: MQAVFYSQARNNLRSIIDKVCDDFDEYIITTKNNKSAVIMSYDEYSSLKETLYLLGSKNNRDRLNDAIEQIESSKFITKEI; the protein is encoded by the coding sequence ATGCAAGCTGTATTTTATTCACAAGCAAGAAATAATCTCAGAAGTATCATAGATAAAGTCTGTGATGACTTCGATGAGTACATAATTACTACAAAAAACAACAAGTCTGCTGTCATCATGTCTTATGATGAATATAGTTCCCTGAAAGAAACTCTGTATCTATTGGGTTCAAAAAACAATAGAGATAGACTAAACGATGCTATTGAGCAGATTGAAAGCAGTAAATTCATTACAAAAGAGATTTAA
- a CDS encoding IS3 family transposase — protein MCRILQVDKASYYHWIKQGCQMQQIDKKLNELIEIIFMQGRENYGTRRIKDKLVQRYGFVVSRRRIGRIMCELGLVAKTKKRYRINTTNSNHNLPVAPNILNRDFYASYPDEKYVGDITYIPTNEGWLYLATVIDLYSRRIVGWSMDDTMKVSLVNDALNMALIARKPQKGLIWHMPERSDKCPWGTNRGSQDASYTHKDLLQQHGIVQSMSRKGNCWDNAVAESFFHTLKTELIYHEIFETKAQANQAIFEYIEVYYNRQRMHSANGNLSPVEFEEKMMLQVETAA, from the coding sequence ATGTGTAGGATACTTCAAGTCGATAAAGCAAGTTATTACCACTGGATAAAGCAAGGATGCCAGATGCAACAGATAGATAAAAAACTTAATGAACTCATTGAAATTATCTTCATGCAGGGTAGAGAAAATTACGGTACACGGCGTATTAAGGATAAGCTAGTGCAAAGGTATGGCTTTGTTGTTTCTCGTCGTCGCATAGGGCGTATAATGTGTGAGCTGGGACTTGTTGCAAAGACGAAAAAACGCTATAGAATCAATACAACAAACTCCAATCATAATCTACCAGTTGCACCGAATATTTTAAACAGAGACTTTTATGCTTCTTATCCTGATGAGAAATATGTTGGAGATATAACTTATATTCCAACAAATGAAGGATGGCTCTATTTAGCTACTGTCATAGATTTATACTCCCGTCGCATCGTTGGCTGGTCGATGGATGATACAATGAAAGTATCACTTGTGAATGACGCTTTAAATATGGCACTTATTGCAAGAAAGCCTCAAAAAGGTTTGATCTGGCATATGCCCGAACGAAGTGACAAATGCCCTTGGGGTACCAACAGAGGCAGTCAAGACGCTTCATATACTCACAAGGATTTATTACAACAGCATGGAATCGTTCAAAGTATGTCACGCAAAGGGAACTGTTGGGATAACGCGGTGGCAGAGAGCTTTTTTCATACACTCAAAACTGAACTCATTTACCATGAGATTTTTGAGACAAAAGCTCAGGCTAATCAAGCTATATTCGAGTATATCGAAGTTTATTATAACCGACAAAGAATGCACTCTGCAAATGGTAATTTATCACCTGTTGAGTTTGAAGAAAAAATGATGTTACAAGTTGAAACAGCAGCTTAG
- a CDS encoding Txe/YoeB family addiction module toxin — translation MLIGFADKGWEDYQYWVQNDKKVLKRINTLLEDIKRNPDDSNGLGKPERLKENYQGYFSRRITSEHRLVYKIINGLIVIAQCRYHY, via the coding sequence ATGCTTATAGGGTTTGCTGATAAAGGCTGGGAAGATTATCAGTATTGGGTACAAAATGATAAAAAAGTATTAAAAAGAATCAATACACTTCTTGAAGATATCAAGAGAAATCCTGATGATTCAAACGGGCTTGGAAAACCCGAGAGACTGAAGGAAAATTATCAAGGCTATTTTTCAAGAAGAATCACATCTGAACATAGACTGGTTTATAAAATCATCAATGGACTTATTGTAATAGCACAGTGCAGGTATCACTACTAA
- a CDS encoding transposase: MLYRLEVSYTSLLDSTVQESNLTFPTDGKLALKIIIHLLKIANKENIKLRRSYVKELKQLRMQLRFYRHPRKIKTALGAMKRIRAIAKIIMRDIQRKMDEDTLKNYHSKFEFYLKVLAQERNDKNKVYSLHEVDAYAINKGKDHKGYEFGTKASIATTKESAIIVGVAAHKENIHDSKTVSDVLDSVHKSRETAVAEGICDRGYVGVKQVSNHYESLYVTFYLMLVYLQYHQKTFIITQFLKAIEMIPIPYETIISIPSKVRKKDTPQELEIKRQKFRRRAAIEPVIGHLKSDHRMARNFLKGFKGDEINLLLAASAFNLKKWMRLYFFALYIGNYSFAITIFSKIRKLQFLQDKIILIFYLRVIKKC, translated from the coding sequence TTGCTTTATCGACTTGAAGTATCCTACACATCACTGCTTGACTCTACTGTTCAAGAGAGTAATTTAACATTTCCTACAGATGGAAAACTTGCCCTTAAAATAATAATTCACCTTTTAAAGATTGCAAATAAAGAGAATATCAAACTCAGAAGAAGCTACGTAAAAGAACTGAAACAACTTCGTATGCAACTTCGCTTCTATCGTCATCCTCGTAAGATAAAAACAGCTCTTGGTGCAATGAAGCGTATACGAGCAATAGCAAAAATAATTATGAGAGATATCCAGAGGAAGATGGATGAAGATACCCTTAAAAACTATCACTCTAAATTTGAGTTTTATCTCAAAGTATTAGCACAAGAGAGAAATGATAAAAATAAAGTTTACTCTCTTCATGAAGTAGATGCCTATGCTATCAATAAAGGTAAAGATCATAAAGGGTATGAGTTTGGTACGAAAGCTTCTATCGCTACTACTAAAGAGAGTGCAATTATTGTAGGTGTTGCTGCACATAAAGAGAATATTCATGATTCAAAAACAGTATCTGATGTTTTAGATAGTGTCCATAAGAGCAGAGAAACAGCAGTAGCAGAAGGAATATGTGATAGAGGTTATGTTGGAGTTAAACAAGTAAGCAACCATTATGAGTCACTCTATGTCACTTTTTACCTAATGCTTGTCTATTTGCAATATCACCAAAAAACTTTTATCATAACTCAGTTTTTAAAAGCGATAGAGATGATACCTATACCTTATGAGACTATAATCTCTATCCCCTCAAAAGTAAGAAAAAAAGATACACCTCAAGAGTTAGAAATAAAACGACAAAAGTTTAGAAGAAGAGCTGCCATAGAACCTGTTATAGGGCATCTCAAATCAGACCATAGAATGGCAAGAAACTTTTTAAAAGGTTTCAAAGGTGATGAGATAAATCTTCTATTGGCTGCGAGTGCCTTTAATCTTAAAAAGTGGATGAGACTCTACTTTTTTGCACTTTATATTGGAAATTATTCCTTTGCAATTACAATTTTTAGCAAGATTAGGAAACTTCAATTTTTACAAGATAAAATAATCTTAATATTTTATTTACGAGTGATTAAAAAATGCTGA
- a CDS encoding XRE family transcriptional regulator gives MKLKPNIKSDFDEFLKEEDMLVDAETTAVKRIIAYQIKQEMEAQKITKTKMAKMMNTSRAVVDRLLNPQNHSMTLQTLESATSALGKRLDIAIV, from the coding sequence ATGAAATTAAAACCAAATATAAAAAGTGATTTTGATGAGTTTTTAAAAGAGGAAGATATGCTTGTAGATGCTGAAACAACAGCTGTAAAAAGAATAATAGCATATCAAATAAAGCAAGAGATGGAAGCTCAAAAAATAACAAAAACAAAAATGGCTAAAATGATGAACACAAGTAGAGCAGTTGTAGATAGGTTGTTAAACCCTCAAAACCATTCTATGACACTGCAAACACTAGAATCAGCCACATCTGCACTTGGGAAAAGGTTAGATATAGCTATTGTTTAA
- the mntA gene encoding type VII toxin-antitoxin system MntA family adenylyltransferase antitoxin has product MDILDEVTEGLASMDSVIFAYLFGSYSTDEQTDESDVDIALYLQDTSFDTQLDITYKLSKRLNKNVDIVILNRVKNIFLLENILKDGIILKDSQQRFDFELKKQHQILDFKAFKRYINAA; this is encoded by the coding sequence TTGGATATATTGGACGAGGTGACAGAAGGGTTGGCTTCAATGGATAGTGTCATTTTTGCTTATTTGTTTGGTTCTTATAGTACAGATGAACAAACAGATGAGAGTGATGTTGATATAGCACTTTATTTGCAAGATACTTCGTTTGACACACAGCTTGATATTACTTATAAACTCTCCAAACGCCTCAATAAAAATGTAGATATAGTTATTTTAAACAGGGTGAAAAATATTTTTTTATTAGAAAATATACTCAAAGACGGCATTATTCTCAAAGACTCCCAACAAAGATTTGATTTTGAACTCAAAAAACAACATCAAATATTGGATTTTAAAGCTTTTAAAAGGTACATAAATGCAGCATAA
- a CDS encoding HigA family addiction module antitoxin produces the protein MKAIRPSTHPRVILKEEFAIPMNLTQAKLSKDLHVGIKTLSELYNEKRGITSLMALKLAEYFGTTPQFWMNLQNAYDLYKTYEKEKDNLTHISHYAA, from the coding sequence ATGAAAGCAATAAGACCAAGTACACACCCTAGAGTTATTTTAAAAGAAGAGTTTGCAATTCCTATGAATTTAACACAGGCAAAACTCTCAAAAGACCTTCATGTCGGCATTAAAACATTAAGTGAACTTTACAATGAAAAACGTGGTATTACATCTTTAATGGCATTAAAACTTGCAGAGTATTTTGGAACCACTCCTCAGTTTTGGATGAATCTTCAAAATGCTTATGATTTGTATAAAACATATGAAAAAGAGAAAGATAATTTAACACATATTTCGCATTATGCAGCATAA
- a CDS encoding type II toxin-antitoxin system RelE/ParE family toxin codes for MKKITSLFYISANGNKPVREWLLSLSKEDRKIVGDDIKTVEYGFSIGMPACRRLESKLYEVRSNITDKRIARIIFTVEHEYMILLNGFIKKSQKTPKNEIDLALKEQRR; via the coding sequence ATGAAAAAAATTACTTCACTATTTTATATATCTGCTAATGGAAATAAGCCAGTACGAGAATGGCTATTAAGTTTAAGTAAAGAAGATAGAAAAATAGTGGGTGATGATATAAAGACAGTAGAATATGGTTTTTCTATTGGTATGCCTGCATGCAGAAGGCTTGAGAGCAAATTATATGAAGTAAGAAGTAATATAACCGATAAAAGAATAGCAAGAATTATTTTTACTGTTGAGCATGAGTATATGATCTTATTGAATGGTTTTATAAAAAAAAGTCAAAAAACACCTAAAAATGAGATTGATTTAGCACTTAAAGAGCAAAGGAGATAA
- a CDS encoding CHASE2 domain-containing protein: MNKYKKILMQLFIFVNITLISMFAYLKYPSFFSLFENKLNDVMFLARGDKTADDRIVIVDIDEKSLQQLGQWPWSRNKIATILEHLTQYGAGIIGLDIVFAEKDNSSPKLVLQKLGLKNIAAEDYDKILAETIAASPTVTGYVFALKNDTLEKRETLPKTTAIIIEKNKPEKSSLIKPYRAIVNIPVIKNAAYSSGYFNTIPDEDGVVRSIPMIMEYRGLLYPSLSLELTRLALGERKVVINYYKKGVESIRIGKITIPTDRFGRMIINYRGRQHKYKYISACDIYANKIDPKEIAGKIVLVGTTAAGLLDLRSTPFDSVYPGVEVHATAIDNILNQEFLARPSWIIGFDIVDIFLSLSIAFGLLLIPNAMLSFTFLTLFITGLLFMHYYTMTEKGLLINTLFPLAGISFLFVIGEAVNYFLESRQKERIKQKFATKVSPAVVEELIANADSDTFDVKEKEITILFSDIRDFTSISEKMDSAKSLINLLNEYMTPMVDIITKYKGTVDKFIGDAIMAYWNAPTDVQDHPDKALQSAIEQILRLETLNIKLSKEKKPNINIGIGINTGVSVVGEMGSIGRSDYTCIGDSVNLASRAEGLCKVYASKIILSEYTKKMLKKDNYFLRELDTVRVKGKNKPVTIYECMGYKEKHWVNFNENDTRIYTEALKLYKNSHFKEAKKLFTRLNNANVQKLYTIYIQRCEYYIHNRPKDFDGVFTFTNK; encoded by the coding sequence ATGAACAAATATAAAAAAATATTGATGCAGCTTTTCATTTTTGTCAATATTACACTTATATCCATGTTTGCCTATTTAAAATACCCTTCCTTCTTTTCGCTGTTTGAAAATAAACTCAATGATGTAATGTTTCTTGCAAGAGGAGACAAAACAGCAGATGATCGTATAGTTATTGTTGATATTGATGAAAAAAGTCTTCAACAACTCGGACAGTGGCCATGGAGCAGAAACAAAATTGCTACGATTTTAGAGCATCTGACACAATACGGTGCAGGTATTATCGGTTTGGATATTGTGTTTGCAGAAAAAGACAACAGTTCTCCAAAACTTGTGCTGCAGAAGCTTGGTTTGAAAAATATAGCAGCAGAAGATTATGATAAAATTTTGGCAGAAACAATTGCTGCATCACCTACTGTTACGGGCTATGTTTTTGCACTGAAAAATGATACCCTGGAAAAAAGAGAAACCCTTCCAAAAACAACTGCAATTATTATAGAAAAAAACAAACCGGAAAAATCTTCTCTGATTAAACCTTACAGGGCCATTGTAAATATCCCTGTCATTAAAAATGCCGCTTATTCCAGTGGATATTTTAATACCATACCGGATGAAGACGGTGTGGTGAGAAGTATTCCTATGATTATGGAGTACCGTGGTCTGCTCTACCCCTCTTTAAGCCTGGAGCTTACAAGATTGGCACTTGGGGAGAGAAAAGTTGTTATCAATTATTATAAAAAAGGAGTAGAATCCATTCGTATAGGTAAAATCACTATTCCTACCGACAGATTTGGAAGAATGATAATCAATTACAGAGGAAGACAGCACAAATACAAATATATCTCTGCCTGTGATATTTATGCAAATAAAATTGATCCAAAAGAGATAGCCGGAAAAATTGTACTTGTCGGAACAACAGCAGCCGGACTGCTTGACCTCAGAAGCACGCCTTTTGACAGTGTTTACCCTGGTGTTGAAGTCCATGCAACAGCAATTGACAACATACTCAACCAGGAATTTCTTGCCCGTCCCTCATGGATTATCGGTTTTGACATAGTTGATATATTTCTCTCTTTGAGCATAGCATTCGGGCTGCTGCTTATCCCGAATGCTATGCTCAGTTTTACATTTTTAACTCTTTTCATCACAGGACTGCTCTTTATGCACTACTATACCATGACTGAAAAGGGACTGCTTATCAATACTCTGTTTCCTTTGGCAGGCATCAGTTTTTTGTTTGTTATTGGAGAAGCTGTCAACTACTTCCTTGAATCCAGACAGAAAGAGAGAATCAAACAAAAATTCGCCACAAAAGTTTCTCCAGCCGTTGTTGAAGAACTCATTGCAAATGCAGACTCGGATACTTTTGATGTCAAAGAAAAAGAGATAACCATACTTTTCAGTGATATAAGAGACTTTACCTCTATATCTGAAAAAATGGATTCTGCAAAAAGTCTTATAAACCTCCTAAACGAATATATGACCCCTATGGTGGATATTATCACAAAATATAAAGGTACTGTCGACAAATTTATAGGTGATGCCATCATGGCATACTGGAATGCACCCACAGATGTGCAAGATCATCCGGATAAAGCCCTGCAGTCTGCAATAGAACAGATTCTACGGCTTGAGACATTAAATATAAAACTCAGCAAAGAAAAAAAACCAAATATAAATATAGGTATAGGCATCAATACAGGTGTCAGTGTTGTCGGAGAAATGGGTTCCATAGGAAGAAGTGATTACACCTGTATAGGAGATTCTGTCAACCTGGCATCGCGGGCAGAGGGATTGTGCAAAGTCTATGCAAGTAAAATCATACTGAGTGAATATACAAAAAAAATGCTCAAGAAAGACAACTACTTCTTGAGAGAACTTGATACCGTTCGGGTAAAAGGCAAAAACAAACCGGTTACAATCTATGAATGTATGGGATACAAAGAAAAACACTGGGTGAATTTTAATGAAAATGATACTAGAATCTATACAGAAGCTTTAAAATTGTACAAAAACAGTCATTTTAAAGAGGCAAAAAAATTGTTTACCCGGCTTAACAATGCAAACGTCCAAAAACTTTATACCATATATATACAAAGGTGTGAATATTATATACACAACAGACCAAAAGATTTTGACGGTGTTTTTACATTTACAAACAAATAA
- a CDS encoding type II toxin-antitoxin system RelE/ParE family toxin, which yields MQALLEEFRQLPDYRKNKVGYTHLGEILFLSLLAVNNIGKRKLDMLHAAFIENDLRIPPSNRFEHLQGNLKGFCNIRINEQFRVIFRFENSNAYDVYIEDYHK from the coding sequence ATGCAAGCATTACTAGAAGAATTTAGACAATTACCAGATTATAGGAAGAATAAGGTTGGATATACACATCTAGGAGAGATATTATTTTTATCTCTCTTAGCTGTAAACAATATTGGCAAAAGAAAACTTGATATGCTTCATGCTGCTTTTATTGAGAATGATTTACGGATACCGCCTTCAAATAGATTTGAGCATTTACAAGGGAATTTAAAAGGTTTTTGTAACATCAGAATTAACGAGCAATTTCGAGTAATATTCCGTTTTGAGAACTCAAATGCTTATGATGTTTATATAGAAGACTATCACAAATAA